Proteins encoded together in one Variovorax paradoxus window:
- a CDS encoding nuclear transport factor 2 family protein — MPSTERLEAFIAAVESGAHAKAIENYYTEDATMRENQAEPRRGRATLVAHEQAMLERTESVVSTCVRPVIVNGDHVVIRWVFDFRFKGGKTMRMEELAWQRWAGDRIAEEEFFYDPAQAKPA; from the coding sequence ATGCCTTCCACGGAAAGACTCGAGGCCTTCATTGCAGCCGTCGAAAGCGGCGCGCATGCCAAGGCCATCGAAAACTACTACACCGAAGACGCGACCATGCGTGAGAACCAGGCCGAGCCCCGTCGCGGCCGTGCCACGCTGGTTGCGCACGAGCAGGCGATGTTGGAACGAACCGAGTCCGTCGTTTCGACCTGCGTGCGCCCCGTGATCGTGAACGGCGACCACGTGGTGATCCGGTGGGTGTTCGATTTCCGCTTCAAGGGCGGCAAGACCATGCGCATGGAAGAGCTCGCCTGGCAGCGCTGGGCTGGCGACCGCATCGCCGAGGAAGAATTCTTCTACGACCCGGCGCAGGCCAAGCCGGCCTGA
- a CDS encoding peroxiredoxin, whose protein sequence is MARPILSRIALMSVAALVALPASAALDIGDPVPKFTANAALGGKTFRYSLAEALAKGPVVLYFFPAADSSDCSIEAHAFAEAVDQFAALGATVIGVSADDIDTLSKFSVKSCQSRFPVASDEAKTVINGFDALMQTRPDFANRLSYVIAPNGTVAYYYQNLNPDKHVERMLNAVRALPRPGSPR, encoded by the coding sequence ATGGCAAGACCGATCCTCTCACGCATCGCACTGATGTCGGTCGCGGCGCTTGTGGCGCTGCCCGCCAGCGCCGCCCTCGACATCGGCGATCCGGTACCCAAGTTCACAGCCAATGCCGCGCTTGGCGGCAAGACATTCCGCTATTCGCTGGCGGAGGCCTTGGCCAAGGGGCCCGTGGTGTTGTACTTCTTTCCGGCGGCCGACTCCAGCGACTGCTCCATCGAAGCCCATGCTTTCGCCGAAGCCGTCGACCAGTTCGCCGCGCTCGGCGCCACCGTCATCGGTGTTTCCGCGGACGACATCGACACCCTCTCGAAGTTCTCGGTCAAGTCGTGCCAAAGCCGTTTTCCCGTGGCCTCGGACGAAGCGAAGACCGTGATCAACGGTTTCGACGCCCTCATGCAGACGCGGCCTGACTTTGCAAACCGCTTGTCCTATGTGATTGCGCCGAACGGTACCGTGGCGTATTACTACCAGAACCTGAACCCGGACAAGCACGTGGAGCGCATGCTCAATGCGGTTCGGGCGCTGCCCCGGCCGGGTTCGCCCAGGTAG
- a CDS encoding DUF6999 family protein, with amino-acid sequence MSRTPDFLAQGHDERDPSPWLALYLDQSTPLPDEVKAAWLADSSSGSRQYLLPFLRPLARLTIILIQVVKVFVPRNWSHSKLLHNLLAWGLKRFVSPEANWLILRHFHLGSQVLSFIGRNSPVPVGTSPLEPADIDALRDEMFLKHDLNLFNFVIRLNQALRDQGLMLGKAVNVDFSMIKDPGLRLSDMPRSKLNFLDLQSSIELFTPLYQLMLTDNDFWRAANSLQLDETIGIYAATVLGAPEHLILVNNKHPLVPLSTLRAGHRLVIHGLSTEMLHSLLRRMQAAHEAAAEPTPIREEALA; translated from the coding sequence ATGAGCCGAACGCCTGATTTTCTTGCACAGGGACACGACGAGCGCGACCCCAGCCCCTGGCTCGCGCTCTACCTCGACCAGAGCACGCCACTGCCCGACGAGGTCAAGGCGGCTTGGCTGGCCGACTCGAGCTCGGGCTCGCGCCAGTACCTGCTGCCGTTCCTGCGGCCCTTGGCGCGGCTGACCATCATCCTGATCCAGGTGGTGAAGGTGTTCGTGCCGCGCAACTGGTCGCACTCCAAGCTGCTGCACAACCTCCTGGCCTGGGGTCTGAAGCGCTTCGTCTCGCCGGAGGCGAACTGGCTGATCCTGCGGCACTTCCATCTGGGCTCGCAGGTGCTGAGCTTCATTGGCCGCAATTCGCCAGTGCCGGTGGGTACCTCGCCGCTGGAGCCCGCGGACATCGATGCGCTCAGGGATGAGATGTTCCTGAAGCACGACCTGAACCTCTTCAATTTTGTGATCCGCCTGAACCAGGCGCTCCGCGATCAGGGTCTCATGCTCGGCAAGGCGGTGAATGTCGATTTTTCGATGATCAAGGACCCTGGGTTGCGGCTTTCGGACATGCCGCGCAGTAAGCTCAATTTTCTTGATCTGCAGAGTTCAATTGAGCTTTTTACGCCGCTTTACCAGTTGATGTTGACCGATAACGACTTTTGGCGCGCCGCCAACTCCCTGCAGCTCGACGAAACCATCGGCATTTACGCGGCAACCGTGCTGGGAGCGCCCGAACACCTCATTTTGGTGAACAACAAGCACCCGCTGGTGCCGCTTTCAACGCTTCGGGCGGGGCATCGGCTGGTCATCCATGGGCTCTCGACCGAAATGCTGCACAGCCTGCTCCGGCGAATGCAGGCTGCGCATGAGGCAGCGGCTGAGCCAACCCCCATACGGGAGGAGGCACTTGCATAA
- a CDS encoding aldehyde dehydrogenase family protein, with the protein MQLNFIANADVPSSSGRTLQVLDPSDGQPFDEIQRSNAADIDSAVRAARDCFEGTWHKVSAADRGRLLYKLSQKIAEHVDELALLEQRDCGKPVKQARADAVALVRYFEFYAGACDKLHGETIPYQDGYSVFTWREPHGVTGHIIPWNYPMQIFGRSVGGALAAGNVCVVKPAEDACLSLIRVAQLAAEVGFPAGALNIVTGYGHEVGDALARHEGIDHISFTGSPKIGTLIQQVAAERHCPVTLELGGKSPQIIFADADLDAAIPVIINAIVQNAGQTCSAGSRVLIQRGIYEPLLERLGHAFEALRVGPAAMDLDVGPLIRQTQQQRVWDFLSDAQVAGIPMVAHGVVVDEAPETGFYQAPTLLRDVPVNHRLAQEEVFGPVLAAMQFADEDEAVALANATQFGLVAGIWTADGARQFRMAKRVRSGQVFINNYGAGGGVELPFGGVKSSGYGREKGFEALYGFTTLKTVAIKHG; encoded by the coding sequence ATGCAACTCAACTTCATCGCCAACGCCGACGTCCCGTCTTCCTCCGGCCGCACACTGCAGGTGCTCGACCCTTCCGACGGACAGCCCTTCGACGAAATCCAGCGCAGCAATGCCGCCGACATCGACTCCGCGGTGCGCGCGGCGCGCGATTGTTTCGAGGGCACCTGGCACAAGGTAAGCGCCGCCGACCGCGGCCGCCTGCTCTACAAGCTCTCGCAGAAGATCGCCGAACACGTCGATGAACTGGCGCTCCTGGAGCAACGCGATTGCGGAAAGCCGGTGAAGCAGGCGCGCGCCGACGCAGTGGCGCTGGTGCGCTATTTCGAGTTCTATGCCGGCGCCTGCGACAAGCTGCACGGCGAAACCATTCCCTACCAGGACGGCTACAGCGTTTTCACATGGCGCGAGCCGCACGGCGTTACGGGCCACATCATTCCGTGGAACTACCCGATGCAGATTTTCGGGCGCAGCGTGGGCGGGGCCCTCGCGGCCGGCAACGTGTGCGTGGTGAAGCCGGCCGAAGACGCCTGCCTTTCGCTGATCCGCGTGGCGCAGCTTGCAGCCGAGGTCGGTTTTCCGGCCGGTGCGCTCAACATCGTGACTGGCTACGGCCACGAGGTGGGCGACGCGCTCGCGCGGCATGAAGGCATCGACCACATCAGCTTTACCGGCAGCCCGAAGATCGGCACGCTCATCCAGCAGGTGGCGGCCGAGCGGCATTGCCCGGTCACGCTCGAGCTCGGCGGCAAGAGCCCGCAGATCATCTTTGCCGATGCCGACCTCGACGCGGCCATTCCGGTCATCATCAACGCCATCGTGCAGAACGCCGGGCAGACCTGCTCGGCCGGCTCGCGCGTGCTGATCCAGCGCGGCATTTACGAGCCGCTGCTCGAACGCCTCGGCCATGCCTTCGAGGCCCTGCGCGTCGGCCCCGCAGCCATGGACCTCGACGTGGGTCCGCTGATCCGCCAGACCCAGCAGCAACGCGTGTGGGATTTCTTGAGCGACGCCCAGGTGGCCGGCATTCCGATGGTGGCCCACGGCGTCGTGGTCGACGAAGCGCCCGAAACAGGCTTCTACCAGGCTCCCACACTGCTGCGCGACGTGCCGGTGAACCACCGCCTCGCACAGGAAGAAGTGTTCGGCCCGGTGCTTGCCGCAATGCAGTTTGCCGATGAGGACGAAGCGGTGGCGCTCGCCAACGCGACGCAGTTCGGCCTTGTTGCCGGCATCTGGACAGCCGACGGCGCGCGCCAGTTCCGCATGGCCAAGCGCGTGCGCAGCGGCCAGGTGTTCATCAACAACTACGGCGCCGGCGGTGGCGTGGAGCTGCCGTTCGGTGGGGTCAAGTCGTCGGGCTACGGACGCGAAAAGGGCTTCGAAGCGCTCTACGGTTTCACCACGCTCAAGACCGTCGCCATCAAGCACGGCTGA
- a CDS encoding phospholipase D family protein → MNAWSRLFRICLAGVVIASLAACGSLPPARQRAAVTAAAVDSSTTLAKIVAASTPPGEHSGLRLMPLGVYSLDARVQLAERAQRSLVVQYYQFENDATGRLLMRALREAAARGVKVRLLVDDLYTVKSQQLLLALSETPNVDVRLFNPFCCGRNGFLSRFAASPLEIGRLNHRMHNKLFIADGVMAVVGGRNIADEYFVLSEAQNFIDMDALVVGKVLPQLESIFDAYWNSEQVWPIADIVKGEGGRMPTTADFDAWIGMAAAPPKIVLPPADILGYGPIAEELDGGRMGLLWGEARAIADPPTKPTTMTADEAIATSVTMQVWTLLMDAKVQVDLTSPYLVPGERGMAAFEDLAKRNVKLTLLTNSLAANDEPLVHTGYARYRERLLKGGADLYELSPQRTTAGERFGMFGKSLGRLHSKTAAIDKTRVFIGSMNLDPRSASQNTEMGLVVDSPQLAREMLRVINISKLQNSYRLRLAKDTGTLQWLTSDGEKEVILTSEPESTFFQRLHNLIIAPLVPEMLL, encoded by the coding sequence ATGAATGCCTGGTCTCGACTTTTTCGGATCTGCCTTGCGGGCGTGGTGATCGCGTCCCTGGCGGCCTGCGGCTCTTTGCCCCCGGCGCGCCAGCGGGCGGCGGTGACGGCGGCAGCGGTCGACTCCTCCACCACGCTCGCAAAGATCGTGGCGGCCTCGACGCCGCCTGGGGAGCATTCGGGCTTGCGGCTGATGCCGCTCGGGGTGTATTCGCTGGACGCGCGCGTGCAGCTTGCAGAGCGCGCCCAACGTTCGCTGGTGGTTCAGTACTACCAGTTCGAGAACGACGCCACCGGGCGCCTCCTGATGCGCGCGCTGCGCGAGGCGGCAGCCCGCGGCGTGAAGGTGCGGCTGCTGGTGGACGATCTCTACACGGTGAAGAGCCAGCAATTGCTGCTGGCGCTTTCCGAAACGCCCAACGTCGACGTGCGGCTGTTCAACCCGTTTTGTTGCGGACGCAACGGCTTTCTTTCGCGCTTTGCCGCGTCGCCGCTCGAAATAGGGCGGCTCAACCACCGCATGCATAACAAGCTCTTCATTGCCGACGGGGTGATGGCGGTGGTGGGTGGGCGCAACATTGCCGACGAATATTTTGTGCTGAGCGAGGCGCAGAACTTCATCGACATGGACGCGCTGGTGGTGGGCAAGGTGTTGCCGCAGCTCGAGTCGATCTTCGATGCCTACTGGAACAGCGAGCAGGTCTGGCCCATTGCCGACATCGTCAAGGGGGAGGGCGGCCGGATGCCGACCACCGCGGATTTCGACGCGTGGATCGGCATGGCGGCGGCGCCGCCGAAGATCGTGCTTCCGCCCGCCGACATCCTGGGCTACGGGCCGATTGCGGAAGAGCTCGACGGCGGCCGCATGGGCTTGCTGTGGGGTGAGGCCCGCGCCATCGCTGACCCCCCGACAAAGCCGACCACCATGACGGCGGACGAAGCCATTGCCACCAGTGTGACGATGCAGGTCTGGACGCTGCTGATGGACGCCAAGGTCCAGGTCGACCTGACCTCTCCGTACCTGGTCCCCGGCGAGCGCGGCATGGCAGCGTTCGAAGACCTGGCAAAGCGCAACGTCAAGCTCACGCTGCTCACCAATTCGCTGGCCGCCAACGACGAGCCGCTGGTGCACACCGGCTACGCGCGCTACCGCGAGCGGCTGCTCAAGGGCGGGGCCGACCTGTACGAACTGAGCCCGCAGCGCACCACCGCGGGCGAGCGCTTCGGCATGTTCGGCAAGTCGCTGGGGCGGCTGCATTCCAAGACAGCCGCCATCGACAAGACGCGGGTCTTCATCGGCTCGATGAACCTCGACCCACGTTCGGCAAGCCAGAACACCGAGATGGGCCTGGTGGTCGACAGCCCCCAGCTGGCGCGCGAAATGCTGCGTGTCATCAACATCAGCAAGCTGCAGAACTCGTACCGCCTGCGCCTTGCCAAGGACACCGGCACGCTGCAGTGGCTCACGAGCGACGGAGAGAAGGAAGTCATCCTGACCTCGGAACCGGAGTCGACTTTCTTTCAGCGGCTCCATAACCTGATCATTGCGCCCCTGGTTCCCGAAATGCTGCTGTAG
- a CDS encoding sterol desaturase family protein, with amino-acid sequence MAQTFTNLSALQVMCWGLAFFGSIYLGFGALNWLLTRRALPALGIGRVLDPRPLQPGQLRRELTQSGVSVLVFGLGMVFPWGLLQLGWARLDADAGWRQVALEIVVLAVWNDVHFWFNHRVLHMRWLRRFHGPHHRSVVTTPWATYSFHPIEAVMLGNVILLPMLLHDFSFWSLASVPLFSLFFNSIGHSNYDFFPGVSYSHWFAASRRHHLHHACHGGNYGFQFTFMDRLFGTRIAADAAEPQFQAFQEKQQRRQQHGTPA; translated from the coding sequence ATGGCGCAAACCTTTACAAATTTGTCCGCCCTCCAGGTGATGTGCTGGGGGCTGGCGTTTTTCGGCTCGATCTACCTGGGGTTCGGCGCTCTCAACTGGCTGTTGACCCGGCGGGCGCTGCCGGCGCTCGGCATCGGCCGGGTGCTCGATCCACGCCCGCTGCAGCCGGGGCAGCTGCGCCGCGAACTGACGCAGTCGGGCGTTTCGGTGCTGGTTTTCGGGTTGGGCATGGTGTTTCCGTGGGGCTTGCTTCAGTTGGGCTGGGCGCGGCTCGACGCCGATGCGGGCTGGCGGCAAGTCGCGCTTGAAATCGTGGTGCTCGCGGTCTGGAACGACGTGCATTTCTGGTTCAACCATCGCGTGCTGCACATGCGCTGGTTGCGGCGCTTTCACGGGCCGCATCACCGGTCGGTGGTGACCACGCCCTGGGCCACGTACAGCTTTCACCCGATCGAGGCGGTGATGCTCGGCAACGTGATCCTGCTGCCGATGCTGCTGCATGACTTCAGTTTCTGGTCGCTTGCGTCGGTGCCGCTTTTCAGCCTGTTCTTCAACAGCATCGGTCATTCGAACTACGACTTCTTTCCCGGGGTGTCTTACAGCCACTGGTTTGCCGCCAGCCGCCGGCACCATCTGCACCACGCCTGCCATGGCGGCAACTACGGTTTCCAGTTCACGTTCATGGACCGGTTGTTCGGCACACGCATAGCCGCCGACGCGGCCGAGCCGCAGTTCCAGGCTTTTCAAGAAAAGCAGCAACGCCGACAGCAGCATGGCACCCCCGCCTGA
- a CDS encoding fatty acid desaturase: MAPPPEAPRRPAGLRHWRDWQSLAYLMALPALAAWQWVHGFAVLLYGLMLFLTLGVGVIHHNHVHLRMWRGRRMNRVTDFWITLLQGHPTFVFWPAHVANHHRHRHGPRDVARTYRFGGDTNHLRGYLLHPFQAVWVLMPVFFGWLGRLRRHRPGPWRYCMAQYALWLGSWSALLLLDWRKALLLVIVPQLHGLHWLLATNYLQHAHADGRRPVPEAEARRDTAGTRLNYARNFEGLVNPLLFNIGLHTAHHENPHVHWSELTQLHRTRYRAQVDPALNEQGLVSYMVRVFVLGALWPRFRSRSLMSPVPSVPPKSSIH, from the coding sequence ATGGCACCCCCGCCTGAGGCGCCGCGCCGGCCGGCGGGCCTGCGCCATTGGCGCGACTGGCAGAGCCTTGCGTACCTGATGGCGCTTCCGGCGCTCGCGGCATGGCAGTGGGTGCATGGCTTTGCGGTGCTGCTCTATGGCTTGATGCTGTTTCTGACGCTGGGCGTGGGCGTGATCCACCACAACCACGTGCACTTGCGCATGTGGCGCGGGCGGCGCATGAACCGGGTGACCGACTTCTGGATCACGCTGCTGCAAGGGCACCCGACTTTTGTGTTCTGGCCCGCGCACGTGGCCAACCACCATCGCCACCGGCACGGGCCGCGGGACGTGGCGCGCACCTATCGCTTCGGCGGCGACACCAATCACTTGCGCGGCTACCTGCTGCATCCGTTCCAGGCAGTGTGGGTGCTGATGCCCGTGTTCTTTGGCTGGCTCGGGCGGCTGCGCAGGCATCGGCCGGGGCCCTGGCGCTATTGCATGGCGCAGTACGCGCTGTGGCTCGGCAGCTGGAGCGCGCTGCTGCTGCTCGACTGGCGCAAGGCGCTGCTGCTCGTGATCGTGCCGCAATTGCATGGGCTGCATTGGCTGCTGGCCACCAACTATCTGCAGCACGCGCATGCGGACGGGCGCAGGCCCGTGCCGGAGGCAGAGGCGCGGCGCGATACCGCGGGTACCCGCCTGAACTACGCGCGCAATTTCGAAGGGCTCGTGAACCCGTTGCTGTTCAACATTGGCCTGCACACCGCACATCACGAGAACCCGCATGTCCATTGGTCCGAACTCACGCAATTGCACCGCACGCGCTACCGCGCGCAGGTCGATCCCGCGCTCAACGAGCAAGGGCTGGTGTCCTACATGGTTCGCGTGTTTGTGCTGGGAGCACTGTGGCCGCGTTTTCGCAGCCGCTCGCTGATGTCACCTGTGCCTTCCGTGCCGCCCAAGTCTTCAATCCACTGA
- a CDS encoding TetR/AcrR family transcriptional regulator, translating into MSVAIERPALADPSGDAVHEHYSRLLEGMARAVAAKGYAETTIADIVREAAVSRRTFYEHFTTKAECLIALYEAASKLALRAVSEAFDPAQPWHAQVERAMSAYFDYLAQDPVLLRTLFVEILGLGMPGLAARRRVNDEIASFIQLAINGGGSQEGPAAHLTSEMAMTVVGGINELVLQAIEQDQAGSLGQLVAPATRLVRAVAAESFS; encoded by the coding sequence ATGAGTGTCGCGATTGAAAGACCAGCCCTTGCCGACCCTTCCGGGGATGCGGTCCACGAGCATTATTCAAGGTTGCTCGAGGGCATGGCGCGCGCGGTTGCTGCCAAGGGCTACGCAGAAACAACCATTGCGGACATCGTCCGCGAAGCAGCGGTTTCGCGGCGCACGTTCTATGAGCACTTCACAACCAAAGCGGAATGCCTGATTGCGCTGTACGAGGCTGCCAGCAAACTGGCGCTGCGCGCGGTCAGCGAGGCCTTCGATCCGGCGCAGCCCTGGCACGCGCAGGTGGAGCGGGCCATGAGCGCGTATTTCGATTACCTTGCGCAGGACCCGGTGCTGCTGCGTACGCTGTTCGTCGAGATTCTGGGCCTCGGCATGCCGGGTCTTGCGGCGCGGCGCCGGGTGAACGACGAAATCGCCAGCTTCATTCAACTGGCCATCAACGGTGGCGGTTCGCAAGAAGGGCCAGCGGCGCACCTCACCAGCGAAATGGCAATGACGGTGGTGGGCGGCATCAACGAACTGGTGCTCCAGGCCATCGAGCAAGACCAGGCTGGAAGCCTGGGCCAGCTGGTGGCTCCAGCCACACGCCTTGTACGGGCAGTGGCGGCCGAGAGCTTCAGCTAG
- a CDS encoding 3-oxoacyl-[acyl-carrier-protein] synthase III C-terminal domain-containing protein: MPVPFQRVYIESAGYYMPGEPIPNEHMDAFIAPLNRMSERIKRRILAENGILTRHYAIDEEGVTRETNAQLAAGAIRDCLQRGGAELSRVSLLASGSSGGDTLMPGFANMIQGELAAAPMETLSVHGICAAGVSAIQAAAQGIELGAHRSALAVASEMPSRLFKRSRFAARGYETDFDSHFLRWMLSDGAGALLLSDGTPGLAGNAGLRLRLKWVHQRAFSGDYPVCMQLGLTEDRTRGHLDYGSWAEAEAAGALSLRQDIRLLPHLFDIGIHEYATLVRDGWVDPKRVDHFLCHYSSEKFIPVVEDLMTKADLAIPREKWWSNLAWRGNTGAASILIMLSEFLHTKTLRPGEQIFCYVPESGRFMAAYMLLEVEAADAPVQAVSSPRAAAETAPADDELAIAPPHDPAAAPEGLGALLTELAGIWHDYRSNVWRTPLIRQIRERRFALPDYLNWMEQWVPQVREGSRWMREGAASLTGPYKALAALIDVHAGEEQDDFNILFSDYRKAGGTVAEIGDLRRNPGGEALNAYLHGLAATRDPIGLLGAIYIIEGTGQRIVPALLPLIKAGLKLPPDAFRFLEYHGHNDENHLNRWLAAVEMVMAVEAGKDGQDAKGQGRAARQIIDTARHTAALYLMQFQHITERMSHEPNA; this comes from the coding sequence ATGCCTGTTCCATTTCAACGCGTCTACATCGAGAGCGCCGGCTACTACATGCCGGGCGAACCCATTCCCAACGAGCACATGGACGCATTCATTGCGCCGCTCAATCGCATGTCGGAGCGCATCAAGCGGCGCATCCTGGCCGAGAACGGCATCCTCACTCGGCACTACGCAATCGACGAGGAAGGCGTAACGCGCGAAACCAACGCGCAGCTCGCGGCGGGCGCGATTCGCGATTGCCTGCAGCGCGGCGGGGCCGAGCTTTCGCGCGTGTCGCTGCTGGCCAGCGGTTCGTCGGGCGGCGACACGCTCATGCCCGGCTTTGCCAACATGATCCAGGGCGAACTGGCGGCGGCGCCGATGGAGACCTTGTCGGTGCACGGCATCTGCGCCGCGGGCGTGTCGGCCATCCAGGCCGCCGCGCAAGGCATCGAGCTGGGCGCGCACCGCAGCGCGCTTGCGGTGGCCAGCGAAATGCCCTCGAGGCTTTTCAAGCGATCGCGTTTCGCGGCGCGCGGCTATGAAACGGACTTCGATTCGCACTTCCTGCGCTGGATGCTCTCCGACGGCGCGGGCGCGCTGCTGCTCTCCGACGGCACGCCCGGCCTCGCGGGCAACGCCGGGTTGCGGTTGCGGCTGAAATGGGTGCACCAGCGCGCGTTCTCGGGCGACTACCCGGTGTGCATGCAACTGGGCCTGACCGAAGACCGCACGCGCGGCCATCTCGACTACGGCTCCTGGGCCGAGGCGGAAGCAGCCGGCGCCTTGTCGCTGCGGCAAGACATTCGCCTGCTGCCGCACCTGTTCGACATCGGCATTCATGAATACGCGACGCTGGTGCGCGATGGCTGGGTCGATCCGAAGCGGGTCGATCACTTCCTGTGCCACTACTCGTCGGAAAAATTCATTCCCGTGGTCGAAGACCTGATGACCAAGGCCGACCTCGCCATTCCGCGCGAGAAGTGGTGGAGCAATCTTGCCTGGCGCGGCAACACCGGTGCGGCGTCGATCCTGATCATGCTGTCGGAGTTCTTGCACACCAAGACGCTGAGGCCCGGTGAACAGATCTTCTGCTACGTGCCGGAGTCGGGCCGCTTCATGGCCGCCTACATGCTGCTGGAGGTCGAGGCGGCGGATGCGCCCGTGCAGGCGGTGTCCAGCCCACGCGCGGCTGCCGAAACCGCGCCCGCCGATGACGAGTTGGCGATTGCGCCGCCGCACGATCCCGCCGCCGCGCCTGAAGGCCTGGGCGCGCTGCTGACCGAGCTGGCCGGCATCTGGCACGACTACCGATCCAACGTCTGGCGTACGCCGCTGATCCGCCAGATCCGCGAACGCCGCTTCGCGCTGCCCGACTACCTGAACTGGATGGAGCAGTGGGTTCCGCAGGTGCGCGAAGGCAGCCGCTGGATGCGCGAAGGCGCCGCTTCGCTGACCGGCCCATACAAGGCGCTGGCCGCGCTGATCGACGTGCATGCGGGCGAGGAACAAGACGATTTCAACATTCTCTTCAGCGATTACCGGAAGGCTGGCGGTACCGTGGCCGAGATTGGCGACCTGCGGCGCAACCCCGGCGGGGAGGCGCTCAACGCCTATCTTCATGGCCTGGCCGCCACGCGCGACCCCATCGGGCTTCTGGGCGCGATCTACATCATCGAGGGCACCGGGCAGCGCATCGTGCCGGCCTTGCTGCCGCTCATCAAGGCCGGCCTGAAGCTGCCGCCCGATGCGTTCCGCTTTCTCGAATACCACGGCCACAACGACGAGAACCACCTGAACCGCTGGCTCGCCGCAGTCGAGATGGTGATGGCTGTGGAAGCGGGCAAGGATGGCCAAGATGCCAAAGGGCAGGGCCGCGCAGCCCGTCAGATCATCGACACGGCGCGCCACACGGCCGCGCTGTACCTGATGCAGTTTCAGCACATCACGGAGCGAATGTCACATGAGCCGAACGCCTGA
- a CDS encoding metal-dependent hydrolase — translation MTDLVVRRLLIDLQTPFIRNWCGGDAFSTAFFNALSMSFPFGEQFFIDAVRDTVATLPAEAQEKYRTQVRGFIGQEATHRRIHSLFNGHLEAQGFKDGWTPRAAKRMELMEGADPRHALAVTAATEHFTAMFAEWLLAHPEVLDRAEPRLRTMWLWHCAEELEHKSVAFDIYKAAGGSDPWRTRWFRRVTVMFLGDLLRQTVDNLRHEGQLWKLATWKSAAHILLSRDGLLRGNWRAWHSYFRADFHPAQQDSSLSARWLENNRAQYTAVGAAPEAAAAAVQ, via the coding sequence ATGACCGACCTTGTCGTGCGCCGTCTCCTGATCGATCTGCAAACGCCCTTCATCCGCAACTGGTGCGGGGGCGATGCATTCTCCACCGCCTTCTTCAATGCGTTGTCGATGAGCTTTCCATTCGGCGAGCAGTTCTTCATCGATGCCGTGCGCGACACCGTGGCCACGCTCCCGGCAGAGGCACAGGAAAAGTATCGCACCCAGGTGCGCGGCTTCATCGGCCAGGAAGCCACGCACCGCCGCATTCACTCGCTGTTCAACGGCCACCTCGAAGCCCAGGGCTTCAAAGACGGCTGGACACCGCGCGCCGCCAAGCGCATGGAGCTGATGGAGGGTGCCGACCCCCGCCACGCACTGGCTGTTACCGCAGCTACGGAGCACTTCACGGCAATGTTCGCCGAGTGGCTGCTCGCCCACCCTGAAGTGCTCGACCGCGCCGAGCCGCGGCTGCGGACCATGTGGCTTTGGCATTGCGCCGAAGAGCTGGAGCACAAGTCTGTCGCCTTCGACATCTACAAGGCTGCCGGAGGTTCAGACCCATGGCGCACCCGCTGGTTTCGCCGGGTCACGGTCATGTTCCTGGGCGACCTGCTGCGCCAGACCGTCGACAACCTGCGCCATGAAGGCCAGTTGTGGAAGTTGGCAACGTGGAAGAGCGCCGCGCACATCCTGCTGAGCCGAGACGGCCTGCTGAGAGGAAACTGGCGGGCTTGGCACAGCTACTTTCGTGCAGACTTTCACCCTGCGCAGCAAGACAGCAGCCTTTCAGCGCGCTGGCTCGAAAACAACCGGGCGCAATACACGGCTGTAGGCGCGGCACCCGAGGCGGCCGCAGCCGCTGTTCAGTAG